One region of Brassica napus cultivar Da-Ae chromosome A10, Da-Ae, whole genome shotgun sequence genomic DNA includes:
- the LOC106424582 gene encoding uncharacterized protein LOC106424582: protein MNLFFKLVTFIFLVSVVQSIESDRNVKSFKLNEKIIYDCVDIYKQPSLSHPLLKNHKIQMEPSFSSWKPKRQTKNKIENRISINCPNGTVPILRNTKEYIANAKYWAEKHFNPLTEDSPGTHIAGVRSQHEGPYHGLAAWMSVHDLNISRDQASYANIYVGSGYNKKTNFIQTGWMVNPSLFDDGRTWSYGFWKGANGAGCYNTICPGFIQVSTTDPLSVPFPYPRKGDRAVNPSISQDYATGHWWTILVRATKKDIKIGYWPKELFDIIGRSVDMVGVTGVVQASPSGISPPMGNGHLPTQKEDESARVKNLLIVDTKYNFMPSRNYKLEKLLDNNKCYGLKDGKKPIFAKEYNLFTYGGPGGDSCGI, encoded by the exons atgaatttatttttcaaactcGTCACATTCATATTCCTAGTTTCGGTAGTTCAATCTATAGAAAGTGACAGAAATGTGAAATCATTTAAG cTAAACGAGAAGATTATATATGATTGTGTGGATATATATAAACAACCTTCATTAAGCCATCCACTACTCAAAAACCATAAAATTCAG ATGGAACCATCTTTTTCAAGCTGGAAACCAAAAAGGCAAACAaagaataaaattgaaaatagaaTAAGCATCAACTGTCCAAATGGAACAGTACCTATACTAAGAAATACAAAAGAATATATCGCAAATGCTAAGTACTGGGCTGAGAAACACTTCAACCCACTCACAGAAGATAGTCCAGGGACACAT ATTGCTGGAGTTAGATCACAACATGAAGGTCCTTACCATGGTTTAGCAGCTTGGATGAGTGTGCATGATTTGAACATTAGTAGGGACCAAGCTTCATATGCTAATATATATGTTGGCAGTGGatacaacaaaaaaactaattttatccAAACCGGTTGGATG GTAAATCCAAGTTTATTTGATGATGGACGCACATGGAGTTACGGGTTTTGGAAG GGTGCCAATGGAGCAGGATGTTACAATACAATATGTCCTGGTTTTATTCAAGTGTCAACAACTGATCCTTTATCTGTTCCTTTTCCTTATCCCCGGAAAGGAGATAGGGCTGTTAATCCTAGTATTTCACAG GATTATGCAACCGGACATTGGTGGACAATACTCGTAAGAGCCACTAAAAAGGATATAAAGATTGGTTATTGGCCAAAAGAACTATTTGATATCATAGGTCGTAGTGTGGATATGGTTGGAGTCACGGGAGTAGTCCAAGCTTCCCCTTCTGGTATTAGTCCACCAATGGGCAATGGTCATCTGCCAACTCAAAAGGAAGATGAATCCGCACGTGTTAAAAACCTCCTCATTGTAGACACTAAATATAATTTCATGCCTAGTCGCAATTATAAGCTAGAGAAGCTATTAGACAACAACAAATGTTATGGATTAAAAGATGGAAAGAAACCAATTTTCGCCAAAGAATATAATCTGTTCACATATGGTGGACCTGGAGGAGATTCTTGTGGAATATAA